From Chryseobacterium joostei, the proteins below share one genomic window:
- a CDS encoding LptE family protein produces MNFKNKNISLKQPILVGVLFALLGVLNSCYSFTGSSLTDEKTVQINEFPNNATLVNPALSQQFSTDIQNRFLQRTTLKGTKENPDLLIEGEITDYTITPTTISSNTSQTPAGGVIQQAQNKLTITVKVHYENKIHPDSSFDRTYTDEAAFNSNLSQSDIEASQVKIVTERIINKIFNDIVANW; encoded by the coding sequence ATGAATTTTAAAAATAAAAATATTAGTCTGAAACAGCCAATACTGGTTGGAGTTCTTTTTGCTTTACTGGGAGTGCTAAACTCTTGCTACAGCTTTACAGGATCATCCCTTACAGATGAAAAGACCGTTCAGATCAATGAATTTCCCAATAATGCAACCCTTGTAAACCCTGCATTATCACAGCAGTTTTCAACAGATATTCAGAATAGATTTCTACAGAGAACTACATTGAAAGGGACTAAAGAGAATCCTGATCTATTGATTGAAGGAGAAATTACAGACTATACCATTACGCCAACTACGATCAGCTCTAACACATCGCAAACTCCAGCGGGCGGAGTGATACAGCAGGCACAGAATAAGCTTACAATTACTGTAAAGGTGCATTATGAAAATAAAATACATCCTGATTCTAGTTTTGATAGAACCTATACTGATGAAGCTGCCTTTAACAGCAACTTGTCACAATCTGATATCGAAGCTTCACAGGTGAAAATTGTAACAGAGAGAATTATTAACAAGATTTTTAACGACATTGTAGCGAATTGGTAA